The proteins below are encoded in one region of Candidatus Thiodiazotropha sp. LNASS1:
- a CDS encoding response regulator transcription factor — MNQKPRILIVEDEEAIRVGLVDVFVYHGFAVDSAAEGPAGLQKALTGTFDMILLDVMLPGMNGFDICNRIREQDKDQPIIMLTAKTSDEDIVHGLTLGADDYVAKPFSVAQLVLRVQAVLRRSRNSEASQDYIRLGDVVEIDIRNLSGKRSDEPLSFTRREMEIIEYLHRHRERPVSREELLNKVWGYAKNADIETRTVDIHIAKLRRKIETDSAEPRFLTTVRGAGYRLLVD, encoded by the coding sequence ATGAATCAAAAACCACGCATCCTCATCGTCGAAGACGAAGAAGCTATCCGGGTAGGGCTGGTCGACGTATTCGTCTACCACGGTTTTGCCGTGGATAGTGCAGCCGAAGGTCCGGCAGGACTGCAGAAAGCCCTGACCGGCACTTTCGACATGATCCTGCTCGACGTGATGCTGCCCGGAATGAACGGCTTCGATATCTGCAACCGCATACGCGAACAGGATAAGGATCAACCCATCATCATGTTGACTGCCAAGACCAGTGATGAAGACATTGTCCACGGACTGACCCTGGGCGCGGACGACTATGTGGCGAAACCCTTTTCGGTTGCGCAATTGGTGCTGCGCGTACAGGCTGTATTGCGACGCTCCCGCAACAGCGAAGCCAGCCAAGACTACATTCGACTGGGGGATGTGGTGGAGATCGATATTCGAAACCTGTCAGGCAAACGCAGTGACGAGCCGCTCTCCTTCACCAGACGGGAGATGGAGATTATCGAATACCTGCACCGCCACCGGGAACGCCCCGTATCGCGTGAAGAGTTGCTCAACAAAGTGTGGGGCTATGCGAAGAATGCCGATATCGAAACCCGCACGGTGGATATACATATCGCCAAATTACGCAGAAAGATAGAAACCGATTCAGCGGAACCCCGTTTTTTGACCACGGTGCGGGGTGCCGGTTACCGCCTGTTGGTCGATTGA
- a CDS encoding sensor histidine kinase yields the protein MARPALNSLNKNQLRRWLIVFLFTLAIPSGLLVYQAYDQLKWEAFHRHRVLAEELATRIDKGYAQLIETEERRAFVDYNFLVIAGDPNSNFIQRSALSSFPVRSPIPGLIGYFQVDSEGVFNTPLLPDSALTASEYGIQADELVQRRELADRLRAILGENRLVRTEQHEDREDELTEAMITPEEVPLSDSTGSLYSSSTESRRIRDRKITEEGDKASGDYGIKQEIAAGQAVFDRLSEQKADRPSKALTGSNIRGRVEDLQLDSSFEAAQAPMRQQRTAPKAKAGLAKRTPRKERSVLPEPEPLATQPGTMAAPQVSKPAPLRIRTFESEIDPFEMSLLDSGHIVLYRKVWRDSQRYIQGMLVEQNAFLSGLMETSFRATSLAQMSELITAYQGNLLSAFSASAGERYQAGTEELRGALLYQTRLTAPFNDLELIFAIQHLPAGPGGAVIAWIAVILFLLLSAGFYAIYRLGVGQINLITQQQDFVSAVSHELKTPLTSIRMYGEMLREGWVVEDKKREYYDFIHDESERLTRLINNVLQLARMTRNGLQVQLKPVSAGELMDLIGSKIESQTTRAGFDLKLNASPDCASRTLQIDPDYFTQIIINLVDNAIKFSARAEKKAIDIECLSQQDSRVVFKVRDYGPGIAKDQMKKIFKLFYRSENELTRETVGTGIGLALVSQLTTAMEGSVDVVNMEPGVEFRVSFLSNRNTISVDL from the coding sequence ATGGCTCGCCCCGCCCTCAACAGCCTCAACAAAAATCAGCTACGCCGTTGGCTCATAGTGTTTCTCTTCACCCTGGCGATTCCCAGCGGTCTACTAGTCTATCAAGCCTACGATCAACTGAAGTGGGAGGCCTTTCATCGTCACCGGGTGCTGGCCGAAGAGCTGGCAACGCGCATCGACAAGGGTTACGCCCAGCTCATCGAAACGGAGGAGCGTCGCGCTTTTGTCGATTACAACTTTCTCGTCATTGCCGGCGATCCCAACAGCAATTTCATTCAACGTTCAGCATTGTCGAGCTTTCCTGTGCGCTCCCCAATACCCGGGTTGATCGGTTATTTTCAGGTGGACAGCGAGGGTGTATTTAATACGCCGCTGCTCCCTGATTCGGCACTCACCGCCAGCGAATACGGCATTCAGGCCGATGAGCTTGTGCAACGACGGGAACTTGCCGATCGCCTACGCGCTATCCTCGGTGAAAACCGATTGGTACGCACCGAGCAACACGAGGACAGAGAGGACGAGCTCACTGAAGCAATGATTACACCTGAAGAGGTCCCACTCAGCGATAGCACTGGATCCCTCTACTCTTCCAGTACGGAGTCTCGACGCATTCGGGATCGTAAGATAACTGAGGAGGGTGATAAGGCGTCCGGGGATTACGGCATCAAGCAGGAGATTGCTGCGGGGCAGGCTGTCTTTGATCGCCTGTCGGAGCAAAAAGCAGATCGCCCATCAAAGGCGCTTACCGGTTCCAACATACGTGGCCGCGTGGAAGACCTGCAACTGGACAGCAGCTTTGAAGCCGCGCAGGCGCCAATGCGGCAGCAACGGACAGCGCCCAAGGCGAAAGCAGGACTGGCAAAACGCACCCCGCGTAAAGAGCGCAGTGTACTGCCCGAACCGGAACCCCTTGCTACACAACCGGGAACCATGGCTGCACCACAGGTATCGAAGCCGGCGCCGTTGCGGATTCGCACCTTCGAAAGCGAGATCGATCCCTTTGAAATGAGTCTTCTCGACAGCGGCCACATCGTGCTTTACAGAAAGGTGTGGCGTGACAGCCAGCGCTATATTCAAGGCATGCTCGTGGAGCAAAACGCCTTTCTGAGCGGCCTCATGGAAACCAGCTTTCGCGCTACATCCCTCGCACAGATGAGTGAACTGATCACCGCCTACCAGGGTAATCTACTGAGCGCATTCTCGGCATCCGCGGGGGAGCGTTATCAGGCCGGCACCGAGGAACTTCGCGGTGCGCTCCTCTACCAAACCCGGCTCACCGCTCCCTTCAACGACCTGGAATTGATCTTCGCTATTCAACATCTTCCCGCTGGTCCGGGCGGTGCTGTCATAGCATGGATCGCGGTGATTCTTTTTTTGCTTCTCAGCGCCGGTTTCTATGCCATCTACCGCTTGGGTGTAGGACAGATAAACCTGATCACTCAACAGCAGGACTTCGTATCCGCCGTCAGCCATGAGCTGAAGACGCCGCTTACTTCGATACGCATGTATGGCGAAATGCTTCGCGAGGGCTGGGTGGTGGAAGATAAGAAGCGCGAGTACTACGACTTCATACACGATGAGAGTGAGCGACTGACACGCCTGATCAACAACGTGCTGCAGCTTGCACGCATGACCCGAAACGGCCTGCAGGTTCAGCTGAAGCCTGTCTCAGCAGGCGAGTTGATGGATCTGATAGGGTCGAAGATTGAGTCTCAGACCACCCGCGCCGGATTCGACCTCAAGCTGAATGCTTCCCCAGACTGCGCATCCCGAACACTGCAGATCGACCCGGACTACTTCACTCAGATCATCATCAACCTGGTGGACAATGCCATCAAGTTCTCCGCCAGGGCAGAGAAAAAGGCAATAGATATTGAGTGTCTTTCACAGCAGGACAGTAGAGTGGTATTCAAGGTACGAGACTACGGGCCCGGGATCGCAAAGGATCAGATGAAGAAGATCTTCAAACTCTTCTACAGATCCGAAAACGAACTCACCCGTGAGACAGTCGGCACAGGAATCGGCTTGGCGTTGGTGAGTCAGTTAACCACAGCGATGGAAGGGAGTGTGGATGTAGTGAACATGGAGCCGGGCGTGGAGTTTCGCGTGAGCTTTCTGTCTAATCGAAATACAATTTCTGTTGATTTGTAA
- a CDS encoding Fic family protein: MGMGINVDTLKITREILSLIAELDEFKGAWRALGTLAPDRLSALRHVATIESIGSSTRIEGSNLSDQEVDRLLSNIEIKKFETRDAQEVAGYAEVMETVFAHADDIDLTENHIRQLHRDLLVYSTKDERHRGEYKTSPNNVMAFDAEGKEIGIVFETATPFDTPRLMTELIAWTGEALTQKQLHPLLIIAVFIVVYLEIHPFQDGNGRLSRVLTTLLLLRNGYAYMPYSSLESVIEQTKEDYYVALRGTQATIRTDAPDWQPWVMYFLRALQKQKVRLETKIAREKILINKLPELSVQILELAKAHGRLTIGQIVDITEANRNTVKKHLQALVTAGHLSQHGTGKGTWYGHG; encoded by the coding sequence ATGGGTATGGGCATAAATGTCGATACGCTTAAAATCACCCGTGAAATCCTCTCGTTAATAGCCGAGCTGGATGAGTTCAAGGGCGCGTGGCGCGCCCTGGGGACACTCGCCCCGGATCGGCTGTCAGCCCTGCGCCACGTCGCAACCATCGAGAGTATCGGTTCGTCAACTCGAATTGAGGGCAGCAACCTGTCAGACCAGGAGGTCGACCGGCTTCTCAGCAACATAGAAATCAAGAAGTTCGAGACCCGCGATGCACAGGAAGTGGCGGGCTATGCGGAAGTCATGGAAACGGTCTTCGCCCATGCCGATGACATTGACCTCACAGAAAACCATATCAGGCAGTTACACCGCGACCTACTCGTTTACAGCACCAAGGACGAGCGCCATAGGGGTGAATACAAAACTAGCCCGAACAATGTGATGGCTTTTGACGCCGAGGGCAAGGAAATCGGCATCGTGTTCGAAACGGCCACGCCGTTCGACACACCCCGCCTGATGACTGAACTCATCGCGTGGACAGGAGAGGCGCTGACGCAAAAACAACTCCATCCGCTCCTTATCATTGCGGTCTTTATCGTTGTCTACCTCGAAATCCATCCCTTCCAGGACGGCAATGGCCGCCTGTCGCGCGTGCTCACGACGTTGCTGCTCCTGCGCAACGGCTACGCCTACATGCCTTATAGCTCACTGGAAAGCGTGATCGAACAAACCAAGGAAGACTATTACGTGGCATTACGCGGCACGCAAGCCACGATCCGTACCGATGCCCCCGACTGGCAGCCGTGGGTCATGTACTTTCTGCGCGCGCTGCAAAAACAAAAAGTTCGCCTGGAAACCAAAATTGCACGAGAAAAAATCCTTATCAACAAACTGCCGGAACTCTCAGTTCAAATCCTCGAACTTGCCAAAGCACATGGAAGACTGACCATCGGCCAGATCGTCGATATCACAGAGGCTAACCGCAACACGGTGAAAAAGCACCTGCAAGCCCTCGTCACGGCGGGACACCTAAGCCAGCATGGTACAGGTAAGGGAACCTGGTACGGGCACGGATAA
- a CDS encoding oxidative damage protection protein, producing the protein MSRTVQCVRLKREAEGLDRPTYPGELGQRIFENVSKEAWQEWLRHQTMLINENRLSPVDPKARQFLEQQMEQFFFGEGAELPPDYRPQ; encoded by the coding sequence ATGAGCCGTACCGTACAATGCGTCAGACTGAAACGTGAGGCCGAAGGGCTGGATCGCCCCACCTATCCCGGCGAACTGGGGCAGCGCATATTCGAAAACGTTTCCAAGGAAGCCTGGCAGGAGTGGCTCAGGCACCAGACCATGCTGATCAACGAGAACCGGCTCAGCCCGGTCGATCCCAAGGCACGCCAATTCCTCGAACAGCAGATGGAGCAGTTCTTCTTCGGCGAAGGCGCCGAGCTGCCGCCGGACTATCGACCCCAATAA
- the mutY gene encoding A/G-specific adenine glycosylase — protein MADREKQARTTLPTIPLEGAESFSQRVLAWFDRHGRKDLPWQQPRDPYRIWVSEIMLQQTQVNTVIGYFERFIQSFPDIATLAAADSDRVMHHWSGLGYYARARNLHRAAGEVMTRYQGVLPDDIDRLQALPGIGRSTAGAIRSLAFDAYAPILDGNVKRVLARHFAISGWPGNNGVQKQLWRLSEQLTPHRQTARYNQAMMDLGATCCVRGKPLCDTCPLAQSCQALAEGDVSRYPAPKPKKVLPVRATRMLILTDASGDILLEQRPPSGIWGGLWSLPECPPEQPLKAWCREVFGCDVEERDHLQPRRHTFSHFHLDITPVVVAVKNPAKGLMDAGPRVWYKLSQPDDRGLAAPVSRILREIDRPIREHQSGGEAP, from the coding sequence ATGGCGGACCGAGAGAAGCAGGCCCGAACAACGCTCCCAACCATCCCACTCGAAGGGGCGGAGAGCTTTTCACAACGCGTGCTGGCCTGGTTCGACCGCCACGGCAGAAAGGACCTTCCATGGCAGCAACCGCGGGACCCCTACCGTATCTGGGTCTCCGAAATCATGCTGCAGCAAACCCAGGTGAATACCGTAATCGGTTATTTCGAACGCTTCATCCAGAGTTTCCCCGATATTGCCACCCTGGCTGCCGCCGATTCGGACAGGGTCATGCATCATTGGTCCGGTCTGGGCTACTACGCGCGGGCGAGAAATCTGCATCGGGCGGCAGGTGAGGTCATGACCCGGTATCAAGGGGTGCTGCCGGACGATATCGACCGCCTGCAGGCCCTGCCCGGCATCGGTCGCTCCACCGCGGGGGCGATACGCTCCCTCGCATTCGATGCATATGCCCCGATCCTGGACGGTAATGTGAAACGGGTCTTGGCGCGCCATTTCGCCATTTCGGGATGGCCGGGCAACAATGGTGTGCAGAAGCAGCTGTGGCGGTTGAGCGAACAACTGACCCCGCACCGTCAAACCGCGCGGTACAATCAGGCGATGATGGATCTGGGCGCCACCTGCTGTGTGCGGGGCAAGCCTCTCTGCGACACCTGTCCGTTGGCGCAGAGTTGCCAGGCCCTCGCCGAGGGGGATGTTTCACGCTATCCGGCCCCCAAACCGAAAAAAGTACTGCCGGTGCGCGCCACCCGCATGTTGATCCTGACCGATGCCAGCGGCGATATCTTGCTCGAGCAGCGGCCGCCCAGCGGTATCTGGGGCGGGCTGTGGAGTCTGCCCGAGTGTCCGCCGGAACAGCCGTTGAAAGCCTGGTGCCGGGAGGTGTTTGGCTGTGATGTGGAAGAGCGCGACCACCTGCAGCCGAGGCGCCATACCTTTTCCCACTTTCACCTGGATATCACGCCGGTCGTGGTGGCGGTGAAAAACCCTGCAAAGGGCCTCATGGATGCCGGCCCCAGGGTCTGGTATAAACTGTCACAACCCGACGACCGGGGGCTGGCCGCGCCGGTCAGCCGCATCCTGCGAGAGATCGACAGACCGATTCGCGAACACCAATCCGGAGGAGAGGCCCCATGA
- a CDS encoding AsmA family protein, with product MGKTLKVLGWLIGMVLLLIIAAVILIPMFVDPNDHKDRIVAEVKKATGRDLTIGGDIGLSVFPRLALELNGLTLSNAKGFKEGDFAAVKHAEVGVNLLPLLIDQLLEVDTVRVEGLKLNLARSKSGVTNWDDMLGKTEGEQESVEVESPRQDKAGLMAFTVGGLSIKEANLVWDDQSTGERYQIDNIYLETGELAPGRSVDLNFSMDLASRKPLLKGGVKLTSKMLVKPDEQVFSMQDLQLAVNLTGDGMPEEGVKSLLEGNLQVNLTSDILDLHDLELTSGKLKLTGRVQGEEIQTNPTFKGDLNLAEFNLREWMNQFGLPVPETADEEVLQSLFLSSDFTASPDQLVLKNLLLELDQTKLKGEFEMVNFASPTYLFNLVLNTINVDRYLPPTAEPGRAPAKPSKGGSENEPLFPNELLRGLRLDGTVRIDSLIVNGLQAEAILLKVRGRDGKLNLDHEVGRFYDGLMKGDVQLDVTGERPAINLTQKVSRILSGPLLLDLTGKDTLLGSGDLDMQLTSRGNTVKQLKRGLNGQLSFDFRDGAVKGFNLAKMIRDTKAKLKGEGTMVLNEPEQTDFSELIGRATIVNGVVNNQSLLAKSPYLRLEGSGKAYLLEERLKYTVRPVIVNTPAGQGGEALEDLVGIPIPVKIKGNWNDPDFSIQLSKILEEQQKAKLKQKLDQKVDEKIGEKLEEKVPEELKDKLKDKLKNLF from the coding sequence ATGGGCAAGACACTGAAGGTGCTTGGATGGTTGATCGGAATGGTGCTGCTGCTAATCATCGCAGCGGTGATTCTGATCCCCATGTTTGTCGATCCCAACGACCATAAGGATCGCATCGTCGCCGAGGTGAAAAAGGCGACAGGGCGGGATCTTACCATCGGCGGGGATATCGGCTTGTCTGTCTTTCCCAGGCTGGCGTTGGAGTTGAATGGGTTGACCCTCAGCAACGCCAAGGGCTTCAAAGAGGGAGACTTCGCCGCGGTCAAGCATGCCGAGGTGGGTGTCAACCTGCTGCCATTGCTGATTGATCAGCTGCTGGAAGTCGACACTGTGCGTGTCGAGGGGTTGAAGCTCAACCTGGCCAGGTCGAAGAGCGGTGTCACCAACTGGGATGACATGCTGGGTAAAACGGAAGGTGAGCAGGAGTCCGTTGAGGTAGAGTCCCCGCGACAGGATAAAGCGGGTTTGATGGCTTTCACCGTGGGCGGATTGAGCATCAAGGAGGCGAATCTGGTTTGGGACGATCAATCGACGGGCGAACGCTACCAGATCGATAACATCTATCTGGAGACCGGTGAATTGGCGCCGGGACGCAGTGTGGATTTGAATTTCAGTATGGACCTGGCGAGCCGGAAACCGTTGTTGAAGGGTGGCGTCAAGCTGACTTCCAAGATGTTGGTGAAACCGGATGAGCAGGTGTTCAGTATGCAGGATCTGCAACTGGCCGTGAATCTGACCGGTGATGGCATGCCCGAGGAGGGGGTCAAGAGTCTGTTGGAAGGCAACCTGCAGGTTAACCTGACTTCCGACATCCTGGATCTGCACGACCTGGAGCTCACGTCCGGTAAACTCAAGCTCACAGGGCGTGTCCAGGGTGAGGAGATCCAGACCAATCCGACCTTCAAAGGCGATCTGAACCTGGCCGAGTTCAATCTGCGCGAGTGGATGAACCAGTTCGGACTGCCTGTTCCGGAAACGGCGGACGAAGAGGTGCTTCAATCTCTCTTTCTGTCATCAGATTTCACCGCCTCTCCCGATCAGCTGGTATTGAAGAATCTGTTGCTGGAGTTGGACCAGACAAAACTCAAGGGTGAGTTTGAGATGGTTAATTTCGCATCGCCCACCTACCTATTCAATCTCGTATTGAACACCATCAACGTGGATCGTTATCTGCCGCCAACGGCCGAGCCGGGCAGGGCACCCGCCAAGCCATCGAAAGGCGGATCGGAAAATGAGCCCCTGTTTCCCAATGAGTTATTACGAGGCCTGCGGCTGGACGGGACCGTGCGCATCGACAGCTTGATCGTCAATGGGCTGCAAGCAGAGGCGATTCTGCTCAAGGTGCGCGGCCGGGATGGCAAGCTGAATCTCGATCACGAAGTGGGCCGTTTTTATGATGGCCTGATGAAAGGGGATGTGCAGTTGGATGTGACCGGTGAAAGGCCTGCGATCAATCTTACCCAAAAGGTGTCGAGGATTCTCTCCGGCCCGCTGTTACTCGATTTAACCGGCAAGGATACCCTGCTCGGCAGCGGCGATCTCGACATGCAGCTCACCAGCCGTGGCAATACTGTTAAACAATTGAAGCGCGGGCTCAACGGGCAGCTCTCCTTCGATTTCCGCGATGGCGCGGTCAAGGGCTTCAATCTGGCAAAGATGATCCGCGATACCAAGGCCAAGCTGAAGGGCGAAGGCACCATGGTGTTGAATGAACCGGAACAGACCGACTTTTCAGAACTCATCGGCCGCGCCACGATCGTCAACGGCGTGGTGAACAACCAGAGTCTGCTGGCCAAGTCACCCTACCTCCGCCTGGAGGGAAGCGGCAAGGCCTATCTGCTGGAGGAGCGGTTGAAGTACACCGTTCGACCGGTCATCGTCAACACACCGGCGGGACAAGGAGGAGAGGCGCTGGAGGATCTGGTCGGCATACCCATACCGGTCAAGATCAAGGGTAATTGGAACGACCCCGATTTCTCCATACAGCTGTCGAAGATCCTGGAGGAGCAGCAGAAGGCGAAACTCAAGCAGAAGCTCGATCAAAAGGTGGACGAAAAGATTGGTGAGAAGCTGGAGGAGAAGGTGCCGGAGGAACTCAAGGACAAGCTGAAGGATAAGCTGAAAAATCTCTTTTGA
- a CDS encoding DUF2007 domain-containing protein yields MLELYQAADRVEAQMLKDHLRQKGIETVIVGDHLSGAVGELPANIFPTLWVLEDRDLALAKRLTEAFFDRPPVSGEAWQCSVCGESIDAGFDICWNCGSPNPNENV; encoded by the coding sequence ATGCTAGAACTTTATCAAGCCGCGGACAGGGTGGAGGCGCAGATGCTCAAGGATCATCTCAGGCAGAAGGGAATCGAGACCGTGATAGTCGGCGATCACCTGAGTGGCGCCGTGGGCGAACTGCCGGCAAATATTTTTCCCACCCTTTGGGTGCTTGAAGATCGTGACCTGGCGCTGGCGAAGCGGCTCACGGAAGCGTTTTTCGATCGTCCCCCGGTCAGTGGCGAGGCCTGGCAGTGTAGTGTTTGCGGCGAGAGCATCGATGCGGGATTCGATATATGTTGGAATTGTGGAAGCCCAAATCCGAACGAGAATGTATAA
- a CDS encoding long-chain fatty acid--CoA ligase produces the protein MKWSEDLISPELAGTLDGLFLQRARRTPDAVAYRHYHRQNKQWYELTWGDMERQVSRWRQALAGEALEDGDRVAILLRNCPEWVMFDQAALSLGLVVVPLYTDDRADAIAYILRDAAVKLLLVQDSGRWNRMADSVEELPQLQRVVVLETERQPRPAEDELVREAKHWLPPRGDPLKRRYADPETLASIVYTSGTTGRPKGVMLSHYNMLSIAHGSLTVVDCYQQDSFLSFLPLSHTLERTGGYYLPMMAGASVSFARSIPQLAEDLQTIRPTAIIAVPRIFERVYARVQDQLKSKPAFARMLFNMALSVGFKEFEYRMGRRSWFPGLLLHPLLRKLVSGKILDKLGGRLRVAVSGGAAISPEIARVFLGLGLPMLQGYGLTETSPVISVNPMHDIRPESVGIPLRGVTVKIGDDDELLVRTPGMMLGYWNNHAATAEMIDPQGWLHTGDQARIDEDGHIYITGRIKDILVLSNGEKIPPADMEMAITLDPLIEQIMVVGEGKPYLGALVVLNPDLWNGLADEYGLDPSQSSSLENERLQNALLKRIRLALRDFPGYAKIRRIALLLEPWTIENGLMTPTMKIKRQKVLAYCKQQVETLYGDGLV, from the coding sequence GTGAAGTGGAGTGAAGATCTGATATCGCCGGAATTGGCCGGCACCCTCGATGGATTGTTTTTGCAGCGTGCACGCCGGACACCCGATGCGGTGGCTTATCGACACTATCACCGGCAGAACAAACAGTGGTACGAACTCACCTGGGGCGATATGGAACGCCAGGTGTCGCGCTGGCGCCAGGCGCTAGCGGGGGAGGCGCTGGAGGATGGGGACCGGGTCGCGATCCTCCTGAGGAACTGTCCCGAATGGGTGATGTTCGATCAGGCCGCCCTCTCGCTGGGACTGGTTGTCGTGCCTCTGTATACCGACGATCGCGCAGATGCCATTGCCTACATCCTGCGCGACGCGGCGGTCAAACTGTTGCTGGTGCAGGACAGCGGCCGCTGGAACCGCATGGCCGATTCGGTGGAAGAACTGCCCCAGTTGCAGCGGGTTGTGGTGCTGGAGACAGAGCGACAGCCACGCCCTGCTGAGGATGAACTGGTGCGTGAGGCGAAGCACTGGTTGCCGCCTCGCGGCGATCCCTTGAAACGGCGGTATGCCGATCCCGAGACCCTGGCCTCGATTGTCTATACCTCCGGCACCACAGGACGCCCCAAGGGTGTGATGCTGAGTCACTACAATATGCTCTCCATCGCCCATGGCTCACTGACCGTGGTGGATTGCTATCAGCAAGACAGCTTTCTCTCATTCCTGCCCCTCTCTCACACCCTTGAAAGGACCGGTGGTTACTACCTGCCGATGATGGCCGGCGCCTCTGTCTCCTTTGCCCGTTCCATCCCGCAGTTGGCGGAAGACCTGCAGACCATCAGGCCGACCGCGATCATTGCCGTACCCCGTATCTTCGAGCGGGTCTACGCCCGGGTGCAGGACCAGCTGAAGAGTAAACCCGCCTTTGCGCGTATGCTCTTCAATATGGCCTTGAGCGTGGGATTCAAGGAGTTTGAATATCGCATGGGGCGCCGCAGCTGGTTTCCGGGGCTGTTGCTGCATCCCCTGCTGCGCAAACTGGTCTCCGGCAAGATACTCGACAAGCTGGGAGGGCGGCTGCGCGTCGCGGTCAGCGGCGGTGCGGCCATATCGCCGGAGATTGCCCGGGTCTTTTTGGGGCTTGGGCTGCCGATGCTGCAGGGTTATGGGTTGACCGAGACCAGTCCGGTCATCAGTGTCAATCCGATGCATGACATCAGACCGGAAAGTGTCGGTATTCCTTTACGCGGTGTGACGGTGAAGATCGGCGATGATGATGAACTGCTGGTCAGGACACCGGGGATGATGCTCGGTTATTGGAACAACCATGCGGCTACCGCCGAGATGATCGACCCCCAGGGCTGGTTGCATACCGGCGATCAGGCGCGTATCGATGAAGATGGCCATATCTATATCACCGGCAGGATCAAGGATATCCTGGTGCTGTCGAACGGCGAGAAGATCCCGCCGGCGGATATGGAGATGGCGATAACCCTCGATCCCCTGATCGAACAGATAATGGTGGTGGGCGAGGGTAAGCCCTACCTGGGGGCGCTGGTGGTGCTCAATCCCGACCTGTGGAACGGGCTCGCCGATGAGTATGGTCTCGATCCGTCGCAATCATCCAGTCTCGAGAACGAGCGCCTGCAGAATGCGCTGCTGAAGCGAATACGGCTGGCGTTGCGCGATTTCCCCGGCTACGCCAAGATACGCCGGATCGCGCTGCTGCTCGAACCCTGGACGATCGAGAACGGATTGATGACACCCACCATGAAGATCAAGCGACAGAAGGTCTTGGCGTATTGCAAGCAACAGGTTGAAACACTCTACGGCGATGGTTTGGTCTAG
- the thiS gene encoding sulfur carrier protein ThiS — MQIYLNGVEKQIPDALNMTKLIELLDLSGQRIAVEVNEALVPRSTFNEYLLEEHDQVEIIQAVGGG, encoded by the coding sequence ATGCAGATTTACTTAAACGGCGTGGAAAAGCAAATTCCCGACGCACTGAACATGACCAAGCTGATCGAGTTACTCGATCTATCCGGCCAGCGTATTGCTGTGGAAGTCAATGAAGCGTTGGTGCCCCGCAGTACCTTCAACGAGTATCTGCTGGAAGAGCATGACCAAGTCGAGATCATACAGGCCGTAGGTGGCGGCTGA
- a CDS encoding thiazole synthase translates to MPNDTQNDSFSVAGRRFNSRLLVGTGKYKDMPETREAIDASGAEIVTIAVRRTNIGQDRDQPNILTVLPPDEFTYLPNTAGCYDAKTAVRTCRLARELLDGHNLVKLEVLGDEKTLFPDVVQTLEAAEELIKDGFDVMVYTNDDPIMAKRLEELGCVAVMPLAAPIGSGLGIRNRLNILTIVENAKVPVLVDAGVGTASDAAVAMELGCDGVLMNTAIAAADNPVLMASAMKKAIQAGREAYLAGRMQAKRFASASSPVDGLFF, encoded by the coding sequence ATGCCAAACGATACCCAAAATGACAGTTTCAGCGTCGCCGGACGCCGTTTCAACTCCCGCCTGCTGGTCGGTACCGGCAAGTATAAAGATATGCCGGAGACCCGGGAGGCCATCGATGCCAGCGGCGCGGAGATCGTCACCATTGCGGTGCGCCGTACAAACATCGGCCAGGACCGGGATCAACCCAATATCCTCACCGTGCTGCCGCCCGACGAGTTCACCTATCTGCCGAACACGGCCGGTTGCTACGACGCCAAGACCGCAGTCCGGACCTGCCGTCTGGCGCGGGAACTGCTGGATGGCCACAACCTGGTCAAACTGGAAGTGCTGGGTGACGAGAAGACCCTGTTCCCCGATGTAGTGCAGACACTTGAAGCTGCGGAAGAGCTGATCAAGGACGGCTTCGATGTGATGGTCTACACCAACGACGATCCGATCATGGCCAAGCGGCTCGAGGAACTGGGCTGTGTGGCAGTGATGCCGTTGGCGGCACCCATCGGATCCGGCCTGGGCATACGCAACCGGCTCAACATCCTGACCATCGTGGAAAACGCCAAGGTCCCGGTACTGGTGGATGCCGGTGTCGGCACCGCCTCCGATGCCGCAGTGGCCATGGAACTGGGTTGCGACGGGGTACTCATGAACACCGCCATTGCCGCGGCAGACAACCCGGTGTTGATGGCTTCGGCCATGAAAAAGGCGATCCAGGCGGGACGTGAGGCCTACCTGGCGGGTCGGATGCAGGCCAAGCGCTTTGCCTCGGCCTCGTCACCGGTCGATGGGCTGTTTTTCTGA